The proteins below come from a single Deinococcus humi genomic window:
- a CDS encoding PucR family transcriptional regulator, producing the protein MPTLRDVTLQLGLEDGMDALRTFTTPAEATALLPALPKDQVLAASTALLAQDGLSSPGVPVLLMALRNAALSPQPERELVRLAARWTGGFAEIQASWGDTVASAGRRASQSVPVQETLRLSHAGRHVGSLSVAFPSDWRGLPQVLAEYALLARLRTAAAGAARRRVGERMLDALLSGQSTEGSGLTGEAFALAVATLPPTVPEQAEALDLLAAVGEGYFSERRLVGHATVRAGQAVWLWTTLELSREARELHLALTASTALDVRLGVSGRHADAAHVSQAFGEARQALSVTRQARGHSVFHELDPLHALLSEGRLDILAAQVSAQLETLRDDGRTAETLRAYLEHRGTLSELAATLDIHVNTLRYRLRRAEEVLGGRLSDPALLARLYLAFQSAAD; encoded by the coding sequence ATGCCGACCTTGCGGGACGTGACGCTCCAACTGGGGCTGGAGGATGGGATGGACGCTTTGCGAACTTTCACCACGCCTGCGGAGGCAACAGCCCTGCTGCCTGCTCTGCCAAAGGACCAGGTGCTGGCGGCGAGCACCGCCCTCCTGGCCCAGGACGGACTGAGTTCACCGGGCGTCCCAGTTCTGCTTATGGCCCTGCGGAACGCGGCCCTGTCCCCCCAACCTGAGCGTGAACTGGTCAGGCTCGCGGCACGTTGGACCGGGGGCTTTGCCGAAATTCAGGCCAGTTGGGGAGACACCGTCGCGTCGGCGGGCCGGCGAGCCAGTCAGTCTGTGCCCGTTCAGGAAACCCTGCGGCTGTCCCATGCAGGCCGGCACGTTGGGTCGCTCAGCGTGGCCTTCCCGTCTGACTGGCGCGGACTGCCCCAGGTCCTGGCCGAATATGCTCTGCTGGCCCGCTTGCGAACAGCGGCGGCGGGGGCGGCGCGGCGCAGGGTAGGGGAGAGGATGCTGGACGCGCTGCTGTCCGGGCAGTCGACGGAGGGGAGCGGGCTGACTGGTGAGGCGTTCGCGCTTGCGGTGGCGACGTTGCCGCCCACCGTTCCTGAGCAGGCCGAGGCGCTCGATCTGCTGGCCGCGGTGGGCGAGGGTTATTTCAGCGAGCGTCGGCTGGTGGGCCACGCCACCGTCCGGGCTGGACAGGCGGTGTGGCTGTGGACCACCCTGGAACTGAGCCGTGAAGCGCGGGAACTACACCTGGCGCTGACCGCCTCCACAGCGCTGGACGTGCGCCTGGGCGTCAGCGGCAGGCATGCTGACGCAGCGCACGTGTCGCAGGCCTTCGGGGAGGCGCGGCAGGCGCTGTCGGTGACGCGGCAGGCCCGGGGACACAGCGTCTTCCATGAACTCGATCCCCTGCATGCCCTGCTTTCTGAGGGGCGGCTGGATATTCTAGCGGCGCAGGTCAGCGCGCAGCTTGAAACCCTGCGGGACGATGGGCGCACAGCAGAAACCCTGCGGGCCTACCTGGAGCATCGGGGGACGCTGAGTGAACTAGCCGCCACACTGGACATTCACGTCAATACCCTGCGTTACCGCCTGCGTCGCGCCGAGGAGGTGCTGGGTGGCCGCCTGAGCGATCCGGCGCTGCTGGCACGACTATACCTGGCCTTTCAGAGCGCGGCGGACTGA
- the hpaD gene encoding 3,4-dihydroxyphenylacetate 2,3-dioxygenase, translated as MTEASRPNIIRIAHAVFTVRNLEASREFYVDLLGMNILHEEPGALYLRGVEDREWTLKLEEKGTSTVRHLAYRVNGEADLDALVTLAEREGLPYRWEEELDRPRLLRMQDPFGVPVVFYHVSQKHPWLLQDFHLHRGPGLQRVDHVNVMVPDVETTMRWYMDTLGFRLSEYTVDEQERYWAAWIQRRGGVHDLALTNGPGPRLHHWAYWMPDAMSILRTCDILAGARQPERIERGPGRHGVSNAFFLYIRDPDGHRIELYTSDYITVDPDFEPIRWLRDDPRRQTLWGARTPRSWFEEASEMEAFDGGTVQPVAGELTGIPVHVI; from the coding sequence ATGACTGAAGCCAGTCGGCCCAATATCATCCGCATCGCGCACGCCGTCTTCACGGTGCGGAATCTGGAGGCCAGCCGCGAATTCTACGTGGACCTGCTGGGCATGAACATCCTCCACGAGGAACCGGGCGCGCTGTACCTGCGCGGTGTGGAGGACCGCGAGTGGACCCTGAAGCTGGAGGAAAAGGGCACCTCCACTGTGCGGCATCTGGCCTACCGCGTGAATGGCGAGGCTGATCTGGACGCGCTGGTCACCCTGGCCGAGCGCGAGGGTCTCCCCTACCGCTGGGAGGAAGAACTGGACCGCCCACGCCTGCTGCGGATGCAAGATCCCTTCGGCGTGCCGGTGGTCTTCTATCACGTCAGTCAGAAGCATCCGTGGCTGCTCCAGGACTTTCACCTGCACCGGGGGCCGGGGCTGCAGCGCGTCGATCACGTCAACGTCATGGTGCCGGACGTGGAAACGACCATGCGCTGGTACATGGACACCCTGGGCTTCCGCCTGTCCGAATACACCGTGGACGAGCAGGAGCGCTACTGGGCGGCCTGGATTCAGCGGCGTGGCGGCGTGCACGATCTGGCGCTGACCAACGGCCCCGGCCCACGCTTGCACCACTGGGCGTACTGGATGCCCGACGCCATGTCTATTCTGCGCACCTGCGACATCCTGGCCGGGGCACGTCAGCCCGAACGCATTGAGCGTGGACCAGGGCGACACGGCGTGTCCAATGCTTTCTTCCTGTACATCCGTGATCCGGACGGGCACCGTATCGAGCTGTACACCTCCGACTACATTACGGTAGACCCGGATTTCGAGCCGATCCGCTGGCTGCGCGACGATCCACGCCGTCAGACGCTATGGGGCGCCAGAACCCCGCGCAGCTGGTTCGAGGAGGCGTCCGAGATGGAAGCCTTTGACGGCGGCACTGTTCAACCGGTGGCCGGTGAGTTGACCGGGATTCCGGTGCATGTGATCTGA
- the hpaH gene encoding 2-oxo-hept-4-ene-1,7-dioate hydratase, translating to MTAPERVIPEADLAGLAAELEGAEATGIQIAPLSERYPGMTFADAYAVQRAWVGLKLEAGAQVRGHKIGLTSRAMQLASQITEPDYGTLLDSMFYEPNGDISLSAFVAPKVEVELAFLLKADLYGPNITLFDVLRATEYVTPAAEIIDARIQRVSAATGKPRRVFDTISDNAANAGIIVGGNAVRPDAIDLRWAAALCIRNGVIEETGVAAGVLGHPAQGIAWLANRLAPHGEHLKAGELVLAGSFTRPVDIASGDVFTFDYGPLGTFSCRFAGQARGADHG from the coding sequence ATGACGGCACCGGAGCGCGTGATCCCCGAGGCCGATCTGGCCGGTCTGGCTGCTGAACTGGAGGGAGCCGAGGCCACTGGGATCCAAATCGCACCCCTTTCCGAACGCTATCCTGGGATGACCTTTGCCGATGCCTACGCGGTGCAACGGGCGTGGGTGGGGCTCAAACTGGAGGCGGGCGCACAGGTTCGCGGCCACAAGATTGGCCTGACTTCGCGGGCCATGCAACTGGCCTCGCAGATCACGGAGCCCGATTACGGCACGCTGCTAGACAGCATGTTTTACGAGCCGAACGGCGACATTTCGCTGTCTGCCTTCGTCGCCCCCAAGGTCGAGGTGGAACTGGCTTTTCTTCTGAAGGCGGACCTGTATGGACCGAACATCACCCTATTCGACGTTCTGCGCGCCACCGAATACGTGACGCCCGCCGCCGAGATTATTGACGCGCGGATTCAGAGGGTCAGCGCTGCGACGGGCAAACCCCGCCGGGTCTTTGACACCATCAGCGACAACGCCGCCAATGCCGGGATTATCGTGGGTGGAAACGCCGTCAGACCTGATGCCATCGACCTGCGCTGGGCGGCGGCGCTGTGTATCCGCAACGGTGTGATCGAGGAGACCGGGGTGGCAGCGGGCGTGCTGGGACACCCGGCGCAGGGCATTGCCTGGCTGGCCAATCGCCTCGCCCCGCACGGCGAGCATCTGAAAGCCGGAGAGCTGGTGCTGGCGGGCTCGTTCACCCGGCCGGTCGACATCGCGTCCGGCGACGTATTTACTTTCGATTACGGGCCTCTGGGCACTTTTTCTTGCCGGTTTGCCGGACAGGCGCGGGGAGCGGATCATGGCTGA
- the hpaI gene encoding 4-hydroxy-2-oxoheptanedioate aldolase, which produces MAENTFKDALARGETMHGLWLALADPYSAEICAGAGFDWLLIDGEHAPNDLRSTLASLQALAGYPVAPLVRPPVGDPVGIKQLLDIGARNFIIPMVETAAQALDLVAATRYPPHGVRGVGAALARASRFGRDAAYLNHADAGVCLILQIESVTGLDELDAIAAVDGVDGLFIGPADLAASFGRLGNPGHADVQNAIQSAVTRIRAAGKAAGILSTDEAQARTYLEWGYTFVAVGTDVTLLARATTALATRFKTD; this is translated from the coding sequence ATGGCTGAAAACACCTTCAAAGACGCTCTGGCACGCGGCGAAACGATGCATGGCCTGTGGCTGGCGCTGGCTGACCCCTACAGCGCAGAAATCTGCGCCGGAGCAGGGTTCGACTGGCTGCTGATCGACGGAGAACACGCGCCCAATGACCTCCGCAGTACGCTGGCGAGTCTGCAAGCCCTGGCTGGATATCCGGTGGCCCCACTGGTCCGCCCGCCGGTGGGTGATCCGGTGGGCATCAAGCAACTGCTGGACATCGGCGCCCGTAACTTCATTATTCCGATGGTAGAGACGGCGGCACAAGCCCTTGACCTGGTGGCAGCCACCCGATACCCGCCGCACGGCGTGCGGGGCGTGGGCGCGGCGCTCGCGCGGGCCAGTCGCTTCGGACGGGACGCCGCCTATCTGAACCATGCCGACGCTGGCGTCTGTCTGATTTTGCAAATCGAGTCGGTGACTGGGTTGGACGAGCTGGACGCGATTGCGGCGGTAGATGGTGTGGATGGCCTGTTCATCGGCCCAGCGGATCTGGCAGCCTCGTTCGGCCGGTTGGGGAATCCGGGCCACGCGGATGTTCAGAACGCCATTCAGAGCGCGGTGACGCGAATCCGTGCCGCAGGCAAGGCGGCGGGCATCCTTTCCACCGACGAGGCCCAAGCGCGCACGTATCTGGAGTGGGGGTACACCTTTGTGGCCGTGGGCACTGATGTAACCCTCCTGGCCAGAGCCACCACCGCCCTGGCAACACGCTTCAAGACGGACTAA
- a CDS encoding fumarylacetoacetate hydrolase family protein, protein MKKARFIAGGRLLSGHLNDGNLVDAAGVAHTPDDVQFLLPVEPPKVIALALNYNDHAGELGLTQPKEPALFWKPNTTLLPHRGSVIYPRGAEFMHYEVELGVIIGRDARRVKARNAMDYVGGYTIGNDLVVRDYVTNTFRPPMRGKGWDTFGPLGPYYVTADEISDPHDLKLTAHVNGELRQEGSTRDMIFSIPELIEHISRFMTLQENDVILTGTPKGISHVRPGDVMTLEVEGLGTLVNDIVEEDEDAEPIQGKESREGEWDGR, encoded by the coding sequence ATGAAAAAAGCCCGCTTTATCGCTGGAGGCCGCCTGTTGAGCGGTCACCTCAACGACGGAAACCTAGTCGACGCTGCTGGCGTCGCGCACACTCCCGACGATGTTCAGTTCCTGCTCCCCGTCGAGCCGCCCAAGGTGATTGCCCTGGCGCTGAATTACAACGACCACGCCGGAGAGCTGGGATTGACCCAGCCCAAGGAACCCGCTCTGTTCTGGAAACCCAACACCACCCTGCTGCCGCACCGGGGCAGCGTGATCTACCCGCGCGGCGCGGAGTTCATGCACTATGAGGTGGAACTGGGCGTGATCATCGGGCGGGATGCCCGGCGCGTGAAGGCCAGGAACGCCATGGATTACGTCGGCGGCTACACCATTGGCAACGATCTGGTGGTGCGCGACTACGTGACCAACACGTTCCGGCCCCCCATGCGCGGTAAGGGCTGGGACACTTTTGGGCCGCTGGGACCGTACTACGTGACTGCCGACGAGATCAGCGATCCACATGATCTGAAGTTGACCGCACATGTGAACGGCGAACTGCGCCAGGAAGGCAGCACGCGCGACATGATCTTTTCCATCCCCGAACTGATCGAGCACATCTCGCGCTTCATGACCCTGCAGGAGAACGACGTGATCCTGACCGGCACGCCGAAGGGCATCTCTCACGTCCGTCCCGGCGACGTGATGACCCTGGAAGTGGAAGGGCTGGGCACGCTGGTCAACGACATCGTGGAGGAAGACGAGGACGCCGAACCGATTCAGGGCAAGGAGAGCCGGGAGGGCGAGTGGGACGGACGGTGA
- the hpaB gene encoding 4-hydroxyphenylacetate 3-monooxygenase, oxygenase component encodes MAAITGQQFLDRLRKNPPTLYIDGERISDPTTHPSTRNMCQSLAGLYDLQHQPELKDALTYEDGGERHAISFMVPRSKDDLRRIGEAHRIRANYSLGFLGRAPDYMNANVMAAGLGAEYFGQCDASRPGSGNRDFAANMRRYYEHVRDNDLCLTHALTNPQVNRAKQASEMPDPYIALGVVEETEEGVIVRGARMMATLPIADEILVFPSTVLKENADKSRYAMGFGIPTNTPGLSFQCREPIDVGRDPEDHPLASRFDEQDAFVIFDDVLIPWERVFLLYDVELANKAYSGTDAVLHMAYQVVNLKIAKTEAFLGTAQSIVDAIGSGQFQHVQSKVAEIIVMLEIMKGLEAAAREGAQPNQYGVMTPARGPLDAARNYYPANHARLPELLQLLGASGIIMMPSKADREGPLGEQIAKYLQAGRATAEERLKLFRLAWDMSMSSFAGRQTLYERYFFGDPVRMHSALYEVFDKQPYVERIHAFLERENRHEAVAADD; translated from the coding sequence ATGGCCGCCATCACCGGACAGCAATTCCTGGACCGCCTTCGGAAGAACCCGCCTACCCTTTACATCGACGGCGAGCGCATCAGCGATCCCACCACCCATCCCTCCACCCGCAACATGTGCCAGTCCCTGGCGGGGCTGTATGACCTGCAGCACCAGCCCGAGCTGAAAGACGCCCTGACCTACGAGGACGGCGGCGAACGCCACGCCATCAGCTTCATGGTGCCGCGCAGCAAGGATGACCTGCGGCGCATCGGCGAGGCGCACCGCATCCGGGCAAACTACTCGCTGGGCTTCCTGGGCCGCGCGCCGGACTACATGAACGCCAACGTGATGGCCGCGGGGCTGGGCGCAGAGTACTTCGGCCAGTGCGACGCCAGCCGCCCTGGCAGTGGGAACCGCGACTTTGCCGCCAACATGCGCCGCTATTACGAGCACGTGCGCGACAACGACCTGTGCCTGACCCACGCCCTGACCAACCCGCAGGTCAACCGCGCCAAGCAGGCCTCCGAGATGCCCGATCCGTATATCGCTCTGGGTGTGGTGGAGGAAACCGAGGAGGGCGTGATCGTACGCGGCGCACGGATGATGGCGACCCTCCCCATCGCCGACGAGATTCTGGTGTTTCCGTCCACCGTGCTGAAGGAAAACGCCGACAAGAGCCGCTACGCGATGGGCTTCGGGATTCCCACCAACACGCCGGGCCTGAGCTTCCAGTGCCGCGAACCCATCGACGTGGGCCGCGATCCTGAAGACCACCCGCTCGCCAGCCGTTTTGATGAACAGGACGCCTTCGTGATCTTCGACGATGTGCTCATTCCCTGGGAGCGCGTGTTCCTGCTGTACGACGTGGAGCTGGCGAACAAGGCCTATTCCGGAACCGACGCCGTGCTGCACATGGCCTACCAGGTGGTCAATCTCAAGATCGCCAAGACGGAAGCCTTCCTGGGCACCGCGCAGAGCATCGTGGACGCCATCGGCAGCGGCCAGTTCCAGCATGTGCAGAGCAAGGTGGCCGAGATCATCGTGATGCTGGAGATCATGAAAGGGCTGGAGGCGGCAGCCCGCGAGGGTGCCCAGCCAAACCAGTACGGCGTGATGACCCCGGCGCGCGGCCCGCTGGACGCCGCCCGCAACTATTACCCGGCCAACCACGCCCGCCTGCCGGAACTGCTGCAACTGCTGGGCGCGTCGGGCATCATCATGATGCCCAGCAAAGCGGACCGCGAGGGTCCGTTGGGTGAACAGATCGCCAAATACCTACAGGCGGGCCGGGCCACTGCCGAAGAGCGCCTCAAGCTGTTCCGCCTCGCCTGGGACATGTCCATGAGCAGCTTCGCGGGGCGGCAGACCCTGTACGAGCGCTACTTCTTCGGCGATCCCGTGAGGATGCACTCGGCGCTGTACGAGGTGTTCGACAAGCAGCCCTACGTGGAGCGCATCCATGCCTTCCTGGAACGCGAGAACCGGCACGAGGCGGTGGCGGCGGATGACTGA
- a CDS encoding NAD-dependent epimerase/dehydratase family protein, producing the protein MTPGRLLLTGAAGTVGTALRQQLRGFLGDAFPTIRLSDRHDLGTAGKGKEIVYADLTSFEEVRTAMEGVNAVIHLGGIPDEHRYKAIRDVNVDGTYHVLEAARQAGVGRIAFASSIHTVGFYPRAQTISPTVPVRPDTHYGVSKVYGEALGRMYWERYGIEFVAVRICSFQQRPNDARHLSTWLSPRDAAQLFARAVTVPGVGYMVVAGISGNTRRWMSPEGWDALGYVPQDDAETYAAEIEHLHGDPGDLTEQRQGGIFVNSGYTGLAGKEQ; encoded by the coding sequence GTGACGCCTGGACGCCTCCTTCTGACCGGAGCCGCCGGGACGGTTGGCACGGCCTTGCGCCAGCAGCTGCGCGGGTTTCTGGGCGACGCCTTCCCTACCATCCGCCTGAGTGACCGCCACGATCTGGGCACTGCCGGAAAGGGGAAGGAGATCGTCTACGCCGACCTGACCAGCTTTGAAGAGGTCAGAACGGCGATGGAGGGCGTGAACGCCGTGATTCACCTGGGCGGCATTCCCGACGAACACCGCTACAAAGCGATCCGCGACGTCAACGTGGACGGCACCTATCACGTGCTGGAGGCGGCGCGGCAGGCCGGGGTGGGGCGCATTGCCTTCGCCTCCAGCATTCACACCGTCGGCTTTTATCCGCGCGCACAGACCATCTCGCCCACGGTGCCCGTGCGCCCCGACACCCACTACGGCGTCAGCAAGGTGTACGGCGAGGCCCTAGGACGGATGTACTGGGAACGTTACGGCATCGAGTTCGTGGCGGTGCGAATCTGCTCGTTCCAGCAGCGTCCCAATGACGCCCGGCACTTGTCCACCTGGCTCTCCCCGCGCGACGCCGCGCAGCTGTTCGCCCGCGCAGTGACTGTCCCTGGCGTCGGCTACATGGTCGTGGCCGGGATCAGTGGCAACACGCGGCGCTGGATGTCGCCGGAAGGCTGGGACGCGTTGGGCTACGTGCCGCAGGACGACGCCGAAACCTACGCCGCCGAGATTGAACACCTGCATGGTGATCCTGGCGACCTCACTGAACAGCGCCAGGGCGGAATCTTCGTGAATTCGGGCTACACCGGCCTCGCCGGAAAGGAGCAATAG
- the hpaE gene encoding 5-carboxymethyl-2-hydroxymuconate semialdehyde dehydrogenase, translated as MTQTAANPNHDLARQLRQSRLSGGLQHFIGGQWSDSHGGETFETHSPVDNAVLTTVASGDATDIDRAARAAHDAFQMWREVSGQERRKILHRVADLIEARAQEIAVLESIDTGQAIRFMKSAATRGAENFRFFADRAPSAADGQSLPAPGFLNYTLRQPIGPVGVITPWNTPFMLSTWKIAPALAAGCTVVHKPAEWSPVTATLLAEILDEAGLPKGVHNLVHGFGESAGKALTEHPLIKAVAFVGETTTGSHIMRQGADTLKRVHFELGGKNPVVVFDDADLERALDAVVFMIYSLNGERCTSSSRVLIQDGIYDEFTAYIAERAQNIRVGDPLDPEIEIGPLVHPRHFEKVMGYFDQATKEGATIAAGGERVGQEGNFVSPTLFTGARNDMRIAQEEIFGPVLTAIPFADEADALALANDVQYGLAGYLWTNDLTRAHRFAQALEAGMVWVNSENVRHLPTPFGGVKNSGIGRDGGDYSFDFYMETKNIAISLGTHKTAKLGVGQPQPHKDRADQRLAE; from the coding sequence ATGACCCAGACCGCAGCCAACCCCAACCATGACCTGGCCAGGCAGCTTCGCCAGAGCCGACTGAGCGGCGGCCTCCAGCACTTTATAGGCGGGCAGTGGAGCGACTCGCATGGGGGCGAAACCTTCGAGACGCATTCTCCAGTAGACAATGCGGTCCTGACCACGGTGGCCAGCGGCGACGCCACGGACATTGACCGCGCCGCCCGAGCCGCCCACGACGCCTTCCAGATGTGGCGCGAGGTGAGCGGGCAGGAGCGCAGGAAGATTCTGCACCGGGTGGCCGATCTGATCGAGGCCCGCGCGCAGGAAATTGCCGTGCTGGAAAGCATAGACACTGGTCAGGCCATCCGTTTCATGAAGTCGGCAGCGACGCGCGGGGCAGAAAATTTCCGCTTCTTCGCCGACCGCGCGCCGTCGGCGGCGGATGGCCAGAGCCTGCCCGCGCCCGGTTTCCTGAATTACACCCTGCGTCAGCCTATCGGCCCAGTCGGCGTGATTACCCCGTGGAATACGCCGTTCATGCTGTCCACCTGGAAGATCGCGCCCGCGCTGGCCGCCGGATGCACGGTGGTGCACAAGCCAGCAGAGTGGAGTCCGGTCACCGCCACCCTGCTGGCCGAGATCCTGGACGAGGCGGGGCTGCCCAAGGGAGTGCACAACCTCGTCCACGGCTTCGGCGAGAGCGCGGGCAAGGCGTTGACCGAACACCCACTGATCAAGGCGGTGGCCTTCGTGGGCGAGACCACCACCGGCAGCCACATCATGCGGCAGGGGGCAGATACCCTCAAGCGCGTGCATTTCGAGCTGGGCGGCAAGAATCCAGTGGTGGTGTTTGATGACGCCGATCTGGAACGGGCCCTAGACGCTGTTGTCTTCATGATCTACAGCCTGAACGGCGAACGTTGCACCAGCAGCAGCCGCGTGCTGATTCAGGACGGCATCTACGATGAGTTCACTGCCTACATCGCCGAGCGCGCGCAAAACATTCGTGTGGGCGACCCACTTGATCCTGAAATCGAAATCGGCCCGCTCGTTCACCCTCGCCACTTCGAGAAGGTAATGGGGTATTTCGATCAGGCGACAAAGGAAGGGGCAACGATTGCGGCTGGTGGCGAGCGCGTGGGTCAGGAGGGCAATTTCGTCTCGCCCACGCTGTTCACCGGCGCGCGCAACGACATGCGGATTGCGCAAGAGGAGATCTTCGGCCCGGTCCTGACCGCCATTCCTTTCGCGGATGAGGCAGACGCCCTCGCCCTGGCCAACGACGTGCAATACGGACTGGCGGGCTACCTGTGGACGAACGACCTGACCCGCGCCCACCGCTTCGCACAGGCGCTGGAGGCAGGCATGGTCTGGGTCAACTCCGAGAACGTGCGTCACCTGCCCACCCCTTTTGGCGGCGTCAAGAACAGTGGGATCGGGCGCGACGGAGGGGACTACAGCTTCGACTTCTACATGGAGACGAAGAACATCGCCATTTCGCTGGGAACGCACAAAACAGCCAAACTGGGCGTGGGCCAGCCACAGCCGCACAAGGACCGGGCGGATCAGAGGCTGGCCGAGTGA
- a CDS encoding sulfite oxidase, whose amino-acid sequence MTTSSTPRPAALIVRQASPPNLESPFSSLDGRITPGESVYVRSHFPAPELNAESWRLRLGGQVDTPLELSLSDLRAMPAHTVAATMECAGNGRVYLSPRMPGVQWDLGAVGTAEWMGVLLRDVLGQAGVQAGALEVVLEGADCGTLTDPGRTPGNIHYARSLPLAKAQDDVLLAYAMNGQPLTRDHGFPLRAVVPGWFGMAAVKWLTTLHVTDTPYQGFFQTVDYSFWQSRDGLSPQMVPLTTMLVKAQIARPAPHDCVPAASVFEVVGTAWTGQGDVTRVEVSSDSGQTWAEAELVDPPQTGVWRRWRFEWQTPQQPGTVTLMARATDSAGRTQESGHDVGRGGYMINFPLPITVHLRGQEA is encoded by the coding sequence ATGACCACGTCGTCAACCCCTCGCCCTGCTGCCCTGATCGTGCGGCAGGCATCGCCCCCCAATCTTGAGTCGCCGTTCTCCAGCCTGGACGGACGGATCACGCCGGGCGAGAGCGTGTATGTTCGGAGTCACTTCCCCGCGCCGGAGCTGAACGCCGAAAGCTGGCGTCTTCGGCTTGGGGGCCAGGTAGACACGCCACTCGAGCTCTCACTCTCAGACCTGAGAGCCATGCCAGCGCATACTGTGGCGGCCACCATGGAATGCGCTGGCAATGGCCGGGTGTACCTGTCGCCACGGATGCCAGGCGTGCAGTGGGATCTGGGTGCGGTGGGAACGGCCGAATGGATGGGCGTGCTGCTCCGCGACGTGCTGGGACAGGCGGGCGTCCAGGCTGGAGCGCTGGAAGTGGTGCTGGAAGGCGCCGACTGCGGCACGTTGACCGATCCGGGGCGCACCCCGGGCAACATTCATTACGCCCGCAGCCTGCCGCTCGCAAAGGCCCAGGACGACGTGCTGCTGGCCTATGCCATGAACGGTCAGCCGCTGACGCGAGATCACGGCTTTCCCCTGCGGGCCGTGGTGCCGGGCTGGTTCGGCATGGCCGCCGTCAAATGGCTGACCACCCTGCACGTCACCGACACGCCGTATCAGGGCTTCTTCCAGACGGTGGACTACTCGTTCTGGCAGTCGAGAGACGGTCTCTCGCCGCAAATGGTGCCGTTGACGACTATGCTGGTCAAGGCCCAGATCGCCCGCCCCGCCCCGCATGATTGCGTGCCTGCGGCCAGCGTCTTCGAGGTCGTGGGGACCGCATGGACAGGTCAGGGTGACGTGACACGCGTGGAGGTCAGCAGCGACAGTGGCCAGACGTGGGCCGAGGCTGAGCTGGTGGACCCCCCGCAGACCGGGGTCTGGCGGCGCTGGCGTTTCGAGTGGCAGACCCCCCAGCAGCCCGGCACCGTCACCCTGATGGCCCGCGCCACCGATTCAGCGGGCCGCACACAGGAAAGTGGCCACGACGTTGGACGTGGCGGCTACATGATCAATTTCCCGCTGCCCATCACTGTGCATCTGCGAGGTCAGGAAGCATGA